A DNA window from Microcaecilia unicolor unplaced genomic scaffold, aMicUni1.1, whole genome shotgun sequence contains the following coding sequences:
- the LOC115458867 gene encoding axonemal dynein light intermediate polypeptide 1-like encodes MIPPADSLLKYDNPTLISRNTDRKSPKARPLKVSPQQPAISGPVPPHKPKSPTVDTSKQPEEILNAILPPREWVEGNQLWIQQVSSTPSTRMDVVHLQEQLDIKLQQRQARETGICPVRRELYSQCFDELIREVTINCAERGVLLLRVRDEIRMTIAAYQTLYESSVAFGMRKALQAEHGKSDMEKRVLELEIEKKELERQVNEQKAKCEAVEKREAERRQVEEKKHAEEIQFLKRTNQQLKAQLEGIIAPKK; translated from the exons ATGATCCCGCCGGCAGACTCCCTGCTCAAGTACGACAACCCCACGCTCATCAGCCGCAACACGGACAGGAAATCTCCcaag GCCCGTCCTTTGAAAGTGAGTCCGCAACAGCCTGCTATATCCGGCCCAGTTCCCCCTCACAAGCCCAAGTCGCCTACTGTAGATACAAGTAAACAACCTGAAGAAATTTTAAATGCAATCCTGCCTCCTAG AGAATGGGTGGAAGGTAATCAGCTCTGGATCCAGCAGGTTTCCAGCACACCAAGCACCCGTATGGATGTGGTTCATCTGCAGGAACAGCTGGATATAAAACTGCAGCAAAGGCAGGCTCGAGAGACTGGGATCTGTCCTGTGCGCAGGGAGCTTTACTCCCAGTGTTTTG ATGAGCTGATCAGGGAGGTCACCATTAACTGTGCGGAGCGAGGTGTGCTTCTGTTGCGAGTGAGAGATGAGATCCGCATGACCATCGCGGCCTACCAGACCCTTTATGAGAGCAGCGTAGCATTCGGCATGAGGAAGGCCTTGCAAGCTGAGCATGGCAAATCCGACATGGAGAAGCGA GTTTTAGAGCTAGAAATTGAGAAGAAAGAGTTGGAGAGACAAGTAAATGAACAGAAAGCCAAGTGTGAAGCCGTGGAGAAGCGGGAGGCTGAAAGGCGACAAGTAGAAGAGAAAAAACATGCAGAGGAGATCCAGTTCCTTAAACGGACCAATCAGCAGCTGAAG GCACAGTTGGAAGGTATAATTGCACCAAAGAAATGA